A genomic window from Salvia hispanica cultivar TCC Black 2014 chromosome 5, UniMelb_Shisp_WGS_1.0, whole genome shotgun sequence includes:
- the LOC125187090 gene encoding uncharacterized protein LOC125187090 isoform X3, which translates to MPGNELGDRVHNFFAQDNSSQGQHQTHGLEGNWPVPNNNFWVGSPRPVGVVNSSTKSYSGKNPEIDRGQSSYPVHAAHGLNFSQSNLRPDFSGSQSLNEQQYSNGHMYGNQYSQASRGLSVHELQRISGREQLPKASDRSGSSVSSVSFDLFGGQQQMNHQQASLLQALQRQQSGLNDMHQLQQQLMIRKMEELQRQQQLQQLDSRPQNSNHQVPQVAKQASGSQSPMFHGTLNSDALRNPWTTEPGTNWLGRGSAAMQGSPSGFTFLPNLGQTHQLIDMVNQQADQSLYGVPVSNSRGLGVNQYSPMVTERPPMAQMPTSGNSLHSNQHNFLPDRLTEATSISRQNFQNETNEHGSSQALTTGLMDIGFHQQVNSLQNNATHQDHARSQELCTVSETSQERYPMQVSSPQNEVTLDPAEEKILYGSDDNIWSAFGKLPSISGEAGNLFDSSNGISNGIPSLNNGSWSALMQSAVAETSSADIRPQEEWSSLNYHNMDGPSATQSPLIHDGNVKQSPLHSDSVRIPSAKGTESIRSSDPLRPMGLNQLGHTLLGQPSEAVPTDVSQRFGQSVAGTSEWLNRSQVQNQLTGETDIRGNALEKAVGAERNGKKVFADWPPGQGGTKPQSNGWNALAAVPPAGDRSLNSHNAEKVSQNQNNQVRAMQGQMVDGDSFRKSSPLASAVGFGSVRSMTGNHQANNSKGNLGFHSAAYSVANSCNMITSDGANPFAQNNYLPNQWKHASPKTKSQGGESLGRMIDLGNDQNQGSWKSPDNGEMINYDRENCAMKENSNDSHRSNLSNHASGGLRESGAVDAIDSRSLSSGKQKSSNQLAKKGSAPRKFQYHPMGNLDDDVGPTHDLKQPTQAQATALKNAHPGQLNLFGQVAINSAEKGEISKDSKHHDKEPSSGSFTGYAAGTSTLFSQSFDSSTKKVTSPSQNMLELLHKVDVSSQPPEAENSDGSAGHLQRRQSSFSKGFGLQLGPPSQLLQIPDLSSPSQKAQSMANAACTSLAGIGMAEKSMHMSSSLQSGQSPNEKSQMEYENHASAGPRNLGNDNSVSKGPGNYHSAFTSDTPYMQSQRQNKQATRPSTKPAMNQHIDSSFSYSASHSMERGSAETVLPDTSGNHQKNSLPSSGGSAQQSGPYDVQEIGPAGTASSRDQMCGSQHFAMSSISRQGSSSKVLSNMWSNVPTPQNTSAAQYPTNFNELPQPNILESSSRDDLDVGKGEICTKSTAMHVDGHMQRLKENSGELVSASKIELPSGSASSIKNRLDDSPVNSASTQKDIENFGRSLKPNSFSNENFALQNQMRDLKNAESDPSIRFSKRLKGPENVHDIHQSHLGSSSGIPPEDSRVVTFSTPSDIMLRNTSPHRNAAPQDVAMMTALHDSTSKPPADASAVRIEHHAVSPQMAPSWFNQYGSLKSGPLLPMQNMRHVMSSRPEELPFSPGMSSMGTPYLEDKAVATPVETYVGGALKSSVPTVKANEHLFSPPSMKMNVSDQHQVILRPKKRKTATSELLSWYEEIRHCSQSPSILSLVEANWSRAANRLTEKVEDDIDLIEDGPPLLRSKRRLILTTQLMQQLFCPLPATVLSADAISEYESLAYAVSRVALGDACSALSTSCNLDSPRHDMNIHAAKGKLNGDSCFAKVIEDLSGKAGKLENDLLRLDKSASILDLRLECQDLEKFSVINRFAKFHGRGQTDNAVISTDATAATQRPCAQRYITAVPMPKSLPDWEDGHEVSSNVLVFSVRHLCHY; encoded by the exons ATGCCTGGCAACGAACTTGGAGATAGGGTCCACAATTTCTTTGCACAAGACAATTCATCACAGGGGCAACATCaaacacatggtttggaaggaAACTGGCCAGTGCCTAACAACAATTTTTGGGTTGGCAGCCCAAGACCTGTTGGTGTGGTGAATTCAAGCACTAAAAGTTACTCTGGGAAAAACCCAG AAATAGATAGAGGGCAGTCTAGCTACCCTGTTCATGCAGCTCATGGATTgaatttttctcaatcaaATCTAAGGCCTGATTTCTCTGGAAGTCAGTCCCTAAATGAGCAGCAATATTCCAACGGCCATATGTATGGAAATCAATATTCCCAAg CCTCAAGAGGCTTGTCAGTGCATGAATTGCAGAGAATTAGCGGCCGCGAGCAACTACCAAAGGCTTCAGATAGATCAGGATCATCTGTCTCTTCGGTTAGTTTTGATCTATTTGGTGGTCAGCAGCAGATGAACCATCAGCAAGCAAGCCTGCTGCAGGCATTACAGCGGCAGCAATCTGGCCTCAATGACATGCACCAACTGCAGCAGCAACTCATGATCAGGAAAATGGAAGAGCTTCAAAGACAGCAGCAACTTCAACAGCTGGACTCACGGCCTCAAAATTCTAATCATCAGGTTCCTCAGGTTGCCAAACAGGCATCTGGAAGCCAGTCCCCTATGTTTCATGGTACTCTAAATTCCGATGCATTACGTAATCCTTGGACTACTGAGCCTGGGACAAACTGGCTTGGTCGTGGTTCTGCTGCCATGCAAGGATCCCCTAGTGGCTTTACTTTTCTACCAAATCTTGGACAGACACACCAATTAATAGACATGGTGAATCAACAGGCTGATCAATCCCTTTATGGGGTTCCAGTATCCAATTCAAGGGGTTTGGGTGTGAACCAATACTCTCCGATGGTGACAGAGAGACCGCCAATGGCTCAAATGCCAACATCTGGTAATTCTCTGCACAGTaatcaacacaattttttgCCTGATAGACTTACTGAGGCGACTTCCATATCTCGACAAAACtttcaaaatgaaactaaTGAACATGGTTCTAGTCAGGCACTAACTACTGGCTTAATGGATATAGGATTCCACCAGCAAGTGAATTCATTGCAGAATAATGCAACACATCAGGACCATGCGAGGAGTCAGGAGCTGTGTACTGTATCAGAAACCTCACAAGAAAGATATCCAATGCAAGTATCTTCACCTCAGAATGAAGTTACCCTTGATCCTGCTGAAGAAAAGATCTTGTATGGTTCGGATGATAATATATGGTCTGCATTTGGTAAGCTCCCAAGTATAAGTGGAGAAGCGGGTAATTTATTCGATAGTAGTAATGGGATATCAAATGGGATTCCATCCCTTAACAATGGTAGCTGGAGTGCTCTCATGCAGTCTGCGGTGGCTGAAACTTCTAGTGCTGATATAAGGCCTCAGGAGGAATGGAGTAGTCTGAATTATCACAATATGGATGGTCCTTCAGCAACTCAGTCCCCCTTAATTCATGATGGAAATGTCAAACAATCACCGCTGCACAGTGACAGTGTTCGAATACCTTCAGCAAAAGGCACTGAATCCATTCGCTCCTCTGACCCTCTCAGACCTATGGGATTGAATCAACTTGGGCACACTCTCCTGGGGCAGCCTAGTGAGGCGGTGCCAACTGATGTTTCTCAAAGGTTTGGGCAGTCTGTTGCAGGAACTAGCGAGTGGCTAAATCGTAGCCAAGTCCAAAATCAATTAACAGGTGAGACTGATATACGTGGAAATGCCTTGGAAAAAGCTGTGGGTGCTGagagaaatggaaagaaaGTTTTTGCCGATTGGCCTCCTGGCCAGGGTGGAACTAAACCTCAATCAAATGGTTGGAATGCTCTGGCAGCTGTACCACCTGCTGGGGATAGATCATTGAATAGTCATAATGCTGAGAAAGTATCTCAAAATCAGAACAACCAAGTGAGGGCAATGCAGGGTCAAATGGTAGATGGAGATTCTTTTAGGAAATCCAGTCCCTTAGCTAGTGCTGTTGGATTTGGCTCCGTAAGATCTATGACTGGAAATCACCAAGCAAATAATTCCAAAGGAAATTTGGGTTTTCACAGTGCTGCATATTCAGTAGCAAACTCATGCAATATGATAACTAGTGATGGAGCTAATCCATTCGCTCAGAATAACTATTTACCCAATCAGTGGAAGCATGCCTCTCCTAAAACAAAATCCCAAGGGGGTGAAAGCTTAGGGAGAATGATTGATCTGGGTAATGATCAGAATCAAGGGTCATGGAAGAGCCCCGATAATGGtgaaatgataaattatgATAGGGAGAACTGTGCCATGAAGGAGAATTCTAATGACAGTCATCGCTCAAACTTATCTAATCATGCTTCAGGTGGCCTCAGGGAAAGTGGAGCAGTTGACGCAATTGATTCAAGGTCTCTATCCTCTGGGAAGCAAAAGTCGAGCAATCAGCTTGCTAAAAAAGGTTCCGCTCCTCGCAAATTTCAGTATCATCCCATGGGAAATCTGGATGATGATGTGGGGCCTACCCATGACCTTAAGCAGCCTACCCAAGCACAGGCCACTGCTCTGAAGAATGCCCATCCTGGCCAGTTAAATCTGTTTGGTCAGGTTGCAATAAATTCTGCAGAAAAG GGTGAAATTTCAAAAGACAGTAAACACCATGATAAAGAGCCTTCTAGTGGTAGCTTCACTGGTTATGCAGCTGGGACATCTACTCTTTTTAGTCAATCATTTGATTCAAGCACTAAAAAGGTTACATCACCCAG CCAAAACATGCTGGAGCTTCTTCACAAGGTGGATGTATCATCTCAACCACCTGAAGCAGAAAACTCTGATGGGTCTGCTGGTCACCTTCAGCGCAGACAATCTTCTTTCTCTAAAGGTTTTGGATTGCAACTTGGTCCTCCATCTCAACTATTGCAAATTCCAGATCTTTCATCACCCTCCCAGAAAGCTCAAAGCATGGCAAATGCAGCATGCACCAGTCTTGCTGGCATAGGAATGGCAGAGAAAAGCATGCACATGTCATCTTCGTTGCAATCTGGGCAGTCCCCAAATGAAAAATCTCAGATGGAATATGAAAACCATGCATCTGCAGGTCCAAGAAATCTAGGGAATGATAACTCTGTCAGTAAGGGGCCAGGGAACTATCATTCAGCATTTACTTCTGACACTCCATATATGCAAAGTCAACGTCAGAATAAACAAGCAACAAGGCCAAGCACAAAACCAGCTATGAATCAGCACATTGACTCCTCATTCAGCTATAGTGCTTCACACTCAATGGAAAGAGGTTCTGCAGAGACTGTTCTACCTGATACCTCTGGCAACCatcaaaaaaatagtcttcCTTCGTCTGGGGGCTCTGCTCAGCAAAGTGGCCCTTACGATGTACAGGAGATAGGTCCAGCTGGAACTGCATCATCCAGGGATCAAATGTGCGGTTCTCAGCATTTTGCAATGTCAAGCATTTCTCGACAAGGGTCTTCAAGCAAGGTCTTGAGTAACATGTGGTCTAATGTTCCTACGCCTCAAAATACTTCAGCGGCTCAGTatccaacaaattttaatgagcTACCCCAGCCCAATATATTGGAATCTAGTTCTCGAGATGATCTTGATGTTGGTAAAGGGGAAATTTGTACGAAGTCTACTGCAATGCATGTTGACGGGCACATGCAAAGGTTGAAGGAAAACTCTGGAGAGTTAGTCTCTGCCTCGAAAATAGAATTGCCTTCCGGAAGTGCGTCTTCTATTAAGAATCGCTTGGATGATTCTCCTGTTAACTCTGCTTCTACACAAAAGGACATTGAAAACTTTGGCCGATCTCTGAAACCTAATAGCTTTTCTAATGAAAATTTTGCCTTACAAAACCAAATGAGGGACCTGAAGAATGCCGAGAGTGATCCAAGCATTAGGTTTTCAAAGAGATTAAAAGGACCGGAAAATGTTCATGATATTCATCAATCACATTTGGGTTCAAGTAGTGGAATTCCTCCTGAAGATTCTAGGGTAGTGACCTTTTCTACTCCATCTGATATCATGCTGAGGAACACTTCACCTCACAGAAATGCTGCCCCACAGGATGTTGCTATGATGACTGCTCTGCATGATTCTACTAGCAAACCTCCTGCTGATGCTTCTGCTGTTAGAATTGAGCATCATGCGGTTAGCCCCCAGATGGCACCGTCGTGGTTCAATCAGTATGGATCCTTGAAAAGTGGGCCATTATTGCCTATGCAAAATATGCGCCATGTCATGTCCTCGAGACCGGAAGAACTTCCATTTTCTCCTGGAATGTCTTCTATGGGTACACCTTATTTAGAAGATAAAGCTGTTGCTACTCCTGTTGAGACATATGTCGGTGGCGCTCTTAAGAGTTCTGTTCCCACTGTCAAAGCAAATGAGCACTTATTTTCTCCTCCATCAATGAAGATGAATGTTTCTGATCAGCATCAGGTGATTTTGAGACCCAAGAAGCGTAAGACTGCTACTTCTGAACTTCTTTCATGGTATGAAGAGATAAGACATTGTTCACAAAGTCCTTCAATTCTCAG TTTGGTAGAAGCAAACTGGAGTAGAGCAGCAAATCGTCTTACTGAAAAG GTTGAAGATGATATCGACCTGATTGAAGATGGACCTCCATTGCTTAGGTCAAAGAGACGGCTTATTTTGACAACACAACTTATGCAGCAATTATTTTGTCCTCTGCCAGCAACAGTTCTATCTGCTGATGCTATTTCCGAATATGAAAGTTTGGCTTATGCCGTATCTAGGGTAGCACTTGGAGATGCATGCAGTGCGCTATCTACCTCTTGTAATTTGGATTCGCCCCGTCATGACATGAATAT ACATGCTGCTAAGGGCAAACTCAACGGTGATTCATGTTTTGCGAAAGTCATTGAAGATCTATCAGGAAAAGCTGGGAAGCTAGAAAATGACTTATTGAG GCTGGACAAGAGTGCATCAATATTGGATTTGAGATTGGAATGCCAAGATTTAGAGAAGTTTTCTGTCATCAATCGATTTGCTAAGTTTCATGGTCGGGGGCAAACTGATAATGCAGTGATATCCACTGATGCGACAGCAGCTACTCAAAGACCTTGTGCACAGAGATATATAACTGCTGTGCCCATGCCTAAAAGTCTTCCTGACTGG GAGGATGGACATGAAGTCTCCTCAAATGTGTTGGTCTTTTCAGTTAGGCATTTATGTCATTATTGA
- the LOC125187090 gene encoding uncharacterized protein LOC125187090 isoform X1: MPGNELGDRVHNFFAQDNSSQGQHQTHGLEGNWPVPNNNFWVGSPRPVGVVNSSTKSYSGKNPEIDRGQSSYPVHAAHGLNFSQSNLRPDFSGSQSLNEQQYSNGHMYGNQYSQGRQNEANFRELDAYSDQHNLLASRGLSVHELQRISGREQLPKASDRSGSSVSSVSFDLFGGQQQMNHQQASLLQALQRQQSGLNDMHQLQQQLMIRKMEELQRQQQLQQLDSRPQNSNHQVPQVAKQASGSQSPMFHGTLNSDALRNPWTTEPGTNWLGRGSAAMQGSPSGFTFLPNLGQTHQLIDMVNQQADQSLYGVPVSNSRGLGVNQYSPMVTERPPMAQMPTSGNSLHSNQHNFLPDRLTEATSISRQNFQNETNEHGSSQALTTGLMDIGFHQQVNSLQNNATHQDHARSQELCTVSETSQERYPMQVSSPQNEVTLDPAEEKILYGSDDNIWSAFGKLPSISGEAGNLFDSSNGISNGIPSLNNGSWSALMQSAVAETSSADIRPQEEWSSLNYHNMDGPSATQSPLIHDGNVKQSPLHSDSVRIPSAKGTESIRSSDPLRPMGLNQLGHTLLGQPSEAVPTDVSQRFGQSVAGTSEWLNRSQVQNQLTGETDIRGNALEKAVGAERNGKKVFADWPPGQGGTKPQSNGWNALAAVPPAGDRSLNSHNAEKVSQNQNNQVRAMQGQMVDGDSFRKSSPLASAVGFGSVRSMTGNHQANNSKGNLGFHSAAYSVANSCNMITSDGANPFAQNNYLPNQWKHASPKTKSQGGESLGRMIDLGNDQNQGSWKSPDNGEMINYDRENCAMKENSNDSHRSNLSNHASGGLRESGAVDAIDSRSLSSGKQKSSNQLAKKGSAPRKFQYHPMGNLDDDVGPTHDLKQPTQAQATALKNAHPGQLNLFGQVAINSAEKGEISKDSKHHDKEPSSGSFTGYAAGTSTLFSQSFDSSTKKVTSPSQNMLELLHKVDVSSQPPEAENSDGSAGHLQRRQSSFSKGFGLQLGPPSQLLQIPDLSSPSQKAQSMANAACTSLAGIGMAEKSMHMSSSLQSGQSPNEKSQMEYENHASAGPRNLGNDNSVSKGPGNYHSAFTSDTPYMQSQRQNKQATRPSTKPAMNQHIDSSFSYSASHSMERGSAETVLPDTSGNHQKNSLPSSGGSAQQSGPYDVQEIGPAGTASSRDQMCGSQHFAMSSISRQGSSSKVLSNMWSNVPTPQNTSAAQYPTNFNELPQPNILESSSRDDLDVGKGEICTKSTAMHVDGHMQRLKENSGELVSASKIELPSGSASSIKNRLDDSPVNSASTQKDIENFGRSLKPNSFSNENFALQNQMRDLKNAESDPSIRFSKRLKGPENVHDIHQSHLGSSSGIPPEDSRVVTFSTPSDIMLRNTSPHRNAAPQDVAMMTALHDSTSKPPADASAVRIEHHAVSPQMAPSWFNQYGSLKSGPLLPMQNMRHVMSSRPEELPFSPGMSSMGTPYLEDKAVATPVETYVGGALKSSVPTVKANEHLFSPPSMKMNVSDQHQVILRPKKRKTATSELLSWYEEIRHCSQSPSILSLVEANWSRAANRLTEKVEDDIDLIEDGPPLLRSKRRLILTTQLMQQLFCPLPATVLSADAISEYESLAYAVSRVALGDACSALSTSCNLDSPRHDMNIHAAKGKLNGDSCFAKVIEDLSGKAGKLENDLLRLDKSASILDLRLECQDLEKFSVINRFAKFHGRGQTDNAVISTDATAATQRPCAQRYITAVPMPKSLPDWEDGHEVSSNVLVFSVRHLCHY; this comes from the exons ATGCCTGGCAACGAACTTGGAGATAGGGTCCACAATTTCTTTGCACAAGACAATTCATCACAGGGGCAACATCaaacacatggtttggaaggaAACTGGCCAGTGCCTAACAACAATTTTTGGGTTGGCAGCCCAAGACCTGTTGGTGTGGTGAATTCAAGCACTAAAAGTTACTCTGGGAAAAACCCAG AAATAGATAGAGGGCAGTCTAGCTACCCTGTTCATGCAGCTCATGGATTgaatttttctcaatcaaATCTAAGGCCTGATTTCTCTGGAAGTCAGTCCCTAAATGAGCAGCAATATTCCAACGGCCATATGTATGGAAATCAATATTCCCAAggtaggcagaatgaagcaaacttcCGGGAATTGGATGCATATTCTGatcaacataatttattagCCTCAAGAGGCTTGTCAGTGCATGAATTGCAGAGAATTAGCGGCCGCGAGCAACTACCAAAGGCTTCAGATAGATCAGGATCATCTGTCTCTTCGGTTAGTTTTGATCTATTTGGTGGTCAGCAGCAGATGAACCATCAGCAAGCAAGCCTGCTGCAGGCATTACAGCGGCAGCAATCTGGCCTCAATGACATGCACCAACTGCAGCAGCAACTCATGATCAGGAAAATGGAAGAGCTTCAAAGACAGCAGCAACTTCAACAGCTGGACTCACGGCCTCAAAATTCTAATCATCAGGTTCCTCAGGTTGCCAAACAGGCATCTGGAAGCCAGTCCCCTATGTTTCATGGTACTCTAAATTCCGATGCATTACGTAATCCTTGGACTACTGAGCCTGGGACAAACTGGCTTGGTCGTGGTTCTGCTGCCATGCAAGGATCCCCTAGTGGCTTTACTTTTCTACCAAATCTTGGACAGACACACCAATTAATAGACATGGTGAATCAACAGGCTGATCAATCCCTTTATGGGGTTCCAGTATCCAATTCAAGGGGTTTGGGTGTGAACCAATACTCTCCGATGGTGACAGAGAGACCGCCAATGGCTCAAATGCCAACATCTGGTAATTCTCTGCACAGTaatcaacacaattttttgCCTGATAGACTTACTGAGGCGACTTCCATATCTCGACAAAACtttcaaaatgaaactaaTGAACATGGTTCTAGTCAGGCACTAACTACTGGCTTAATGGATATAGGATTCCACCAGCAAGTGAATTCATTGCAGAATAATGCAACACATCAGGACCATGCGAGGAGTCAGGAGCTGTGTACTGTATCAGAAACCTCACAAGAAAGATATCCAATGCAAGTATCTTCACCTCAGAATGAAGTTACCCTTGATCCTGCTGAAGAAAAGATCTTGTATGGTTCGGATGATAATATATGGTCTGCATTTGGTAAGCTCCCAAGTATAAGTGGAGAAGCGGGTAATTTATTCGATAGTAGTAATGGGATATCAAATGGGATTCCATCCCTTAACAATGGTAGCTGGAGTGCTCTCATGCAGTCTGCGGTGGCTGAAACTTCTAGTGCTGATATAAGGCCTCAGGAGGAATGGAGTAGTCTGAATTATCACAATATGGATGGTCCTTCAGCAACTCAGTCCCCCTTAATTCATGATGGAAATGTCAAACAATCACCGCTGCACAGTGACAGTGTTCGAATACCTTCAGCAAAAGGCACTGAATCCATTCGCTCCTCTGACCCTCTCAGACCTATGGGATTGAATCAACTTGGGCACACTCTCCTGGGGCAGCCTAGTGAGGCGGTGCCAACTGATGTTTCTCAAAGGTTTGGGCAGTCTGTTGCAGGAACTAGCGAGTGGCTAAATCGTAGCCAAGTCCAAAATCAATTAACAGGTGAGACTGATATACGTGGAAATGCCTTGGAAAAAGCTGTGGGTGCTGagagaaatggaaagaaaGTTTTTGCCGATTGGCCTCCTGGCCAGGGTGGAACTAAACCTCAATCAAATGGTTGGAATGCTCTGGCAGCTGTACCACCTGCTGGGGATAGATCATTGAATAGTCATAATGCTGAGAAAGTATCTCAAAATCAGAACAACCAAGTGAGGGCAATGCAGGGTCAAATGGTAGATGGAGATTCTTTTAGGAAATCCAGTCCCTTAGCTAGTGCTGTTGGATTTGGCTCCGTAAGATCTATGACTGGAAATCACCAAGCAAATAATTCCAAAGGAAATTTGGGTTTTCACAGTGCTGCATATTCAGTAGCAAACTCATGCAATATGATAACTAGTGATGGAGCTAATCCATTCGCTCAGAATAACTATTTACCCAATCAGTGGAAGCATGCCTCTCCTAAAACAAAATCCCAAGGGGGTGAAAGCTTAGGGAGAATGATTGATCTGGGTAATGATCAGAATCAAGGGTCATGGAAGAGCCCCGATAATGGtgaaatgataaattatgATAGGGAGAACTGTGCCATGAAGGAGAATTCTAATGACAGTCATCGCTCAAACTTATCTAATCATGCTTCAGGTGGCCTCAGGGAAAGTGGAGCAGTTGACGCAATTGATTCAAGGTCTCTATCCTCTGGGAAGCAAAAGTCGAGCAATCAGCTTGCTAAAAAAGGTTCCGCTCCTCGCAAATTTCAGTATCATCCCATGGGAAATCTGGATGATGATGTGGGGCCTACCCATGACCTTAAGCAGCCTACCCAAGCACAGGCCACTGCTCTGAAGAATGCCCATCCTGGCCAGTTAAATCTGTTTGGTCAGGTTGCAATAAATTCTGCAGAAAAG GGTGAAATTTCAAAAGACAGTAAACACCATGATAAAGAGCCTTCTAGTGGTAGCTTCACTGGTTATGCAGCTGGGACATCTACTCTTTTTAGTCAATCATTTGATTCAAGCACTAAAAAGGTTACATCACCCAG CCAAAACATGCTGGAGCTTCTTCACAAGGTGGATGTATCATCTCAACCACCTGAAGCAGAAAACTCTGATGGGTCTGCTGGTCACCTTCAGCGCAGACAATCTTCTTTCTCTAAAGGTTTTGGATTGCAACTTGGTCCTCCATCTCAACTATTGCAAATTCCAGATCTTTCATCACCCTCCCAGAAAGCTCAAAGCATGGCAAATGCAGCATGCACCAGTCTTGCTGGCATAGGAATGGCAGAGAAAAGCATGCACATGTCATCTTCGTTGCAATCTGGGCAGTCCCCAAATGAAAAATCTCAGATGGAATATGAAAACCATGCATCTGCAGGTCCAAGAAATCTAGGGAATGATAACTCTGTCAGTAAGGGGCCAGGGAACTATCATTCAGCATTTACTTCTGACACTCCATATATGCAAAGTCAACGTCAGAATAAACAAGCAACAAGGCCAAGCACAAAACCAGCTATGAATCAGCACATTGACTCCTCATTCAGCTATAGTGCTTCACACTCAATGGAAAGAGGTTCTGCAGAGACTGTTCTACCTGATACCTCTGGCAACCatcaaaaaaatagtcttcCTTCGTCTGGGGGCTCTGCTCAGCAAAGTGGCCCTTACGATGTACAGGAGATAGGTCCAGCTGGAACTGCATCATCCAGGGATCAAATGTGCGGTTCTCAGCATTTTGCAATGTCAAGCATTTCTCGACAAGGGTCTTCAAGCAAGGTCTTGAGTAACATGTGGTCTAATGTTCCTACGCCTCAAAATACTTCAGCGGCTCAGTatccaacaaattttaatgagcTACCCCAGCCCAATATATTGGAATCTAGTTCTCGAGATGATCTTGATGTTGGTAAAGGGGAAATTTGTACGAAGTCTACTGCAATGCATGTTGACGGGCACATGCAAAGGTTGAAGGAAAACTCTGGAGAGTTAGTCTCTGCCTCGAAAATAGAATTGCCTTCCGGAAGTGCGTCTTCTATTAAGAATCGCTTGGATGATTCTCCTGTTAACTCTGCTTCTACACAAAAGGACATTGAAAACTTTGGCCGATCTCTGAAACCTAATAGCTTTTCTAATGAAAATTTTGCCTTACAAAACCAAATGAGGGACCTGAAGAATGCCGAGAGTGATCCAAGCATTAGGTTTTCAAAGAGATTAAAAGGACCGGAAAATGTTCATGATATTCATCAATCACATTTGGGTTCAAGTAGTGGAATTCCTCCTGAAGATTCTAGGGTAGTGACCTTTTCTACTCCATCTGATATCATGCTGAGGAACACTTCACCTCACAGAAATGCTGCCCCACAGGATGTTGCTATGATGACTGCTCTGCATGATTCTACTAGCAAACCTCCTGCTGATGCTTCTGCTGTTAGAATTGAGCATCATGCGGTTAGCCCCCAGATGGCACCGTCGTGGTTCAATCAGTATGGATCCTTGAAAAGTGGGCCATTATTGCCTATGCAAAATATGCGCCATGTCATGTCCTCGAGACCGGAAGAACTTCCATTTTCTCCTGGAATGTCTTCTATGGGTACACCTTATTTAGAAGATAAAGCTGTTGCTACTCCTGTTGAGACATATGTCGGTGGCGCTCTTAAGAGTTCTGTTCCCACTGTCAAAGCAAATGAGCACTTATTTTCTCCTCCATCAATGAAGATGAATGTTTCTGATCAGCATCAGGTGATTTTGAGACCCAAGAAGCGTAAGACTGCTACTTCTGAACTTCTTTCATGGTATGAAGAGATAAGACATTGTTCACAAAGTCCTTCAATTCTCAG TTTGGTAGAAGCAAACTGGAGTAGAGCAGCAAATCGTCTTACTGAAAAG GTTGAAGATGATATCGACCTGATTGAAGATGGACCTCCATTGCTTAGGTCAAAGAGACGGCTTATTTTGACAACACAACTTATGCAGCAATTATTTTGTCCTCTGCCAGCAACAGTTCTATCTGCTGATGCTATTTCCGAATATGAAAGTTTGGCTTATGCCGTATCTAGGGTAGCACTTGGAGATGCATGCAGTGCGCTATCTACCTCTTGTAATTTGGATTCGCCCCGTCATGACATGAATAT ACATGCTGCTAAGGGCAAACTCAACGGTGATTCATGTTTTGCGAAAGTCATTGAAGATCTATCAGGAAAAGCTGGGAAGCTAGAAAATGACTTATTGAG GCTGGACAAGAGTGCATCAATATTGGATTTGAGATTGGAATGCCAAGATTTAGAGAAGTTTTCTGTCATCAATCGATTTGCTAAGTTTCATGGTCGGGGGCAAACTGATAATGCAGTGATATCCACTGATGCGACAGCAGCTACTCAAAGACCTTGTGCACAGAGATATATAACTGCTGTGCCCATGCCTAAAAGTCTTCCTGACTGG GAGGATGGACATGAAGTCTCCTCAAATGTGTTGGTCTTTTCAGTTAGGCATTTATGTCATTATTGA